A region from the Actinoplanes sp. OR16 genome encodes:
- a CDS encoding SCO6880 family protein: MSEQVRTYGGWRRSRGMGLFGLGPAQTLTVLIAVTAVIISGSISLKALGITVVPCALLVALLLVRWDGVPLSAGITQRVRWLIGANRGYTSYRSGVMVAGEHAWQLPGVLAPTLLRSVDDAAGSYGVVYNKRLGTMTVTLRCAATSTWLADSGTAAAWVSNWAGWLANLGYLPIVSHVAITVDTAPDQGSRLADHVGRRIVPHGPASAQRVLRRLVEVSPAAAADVETRVSITFRPGASPAKPGNADEALDEISRTLPGLQDSLGSCGLTVLGRATAENLAATVRTAFDPAQRGAVARLTELDLTRWVDWETCGPVMAEEHTDRYEHDSGVSVSWAWHEAPRQNVHSDVLARLLAPGPHPKRVTLLYRPFPAGEAARIVESEVNAAAFRQAYNRAQRRDESARDLADRERAQQTAREEATGSGVGLMSLFVTTTVLDAADLGRAVADVESRADVAKIRLRRLRASQAAGFATTLPCGVCPPQLSRHFPH, from the coding sequence ATGAGCGAGCAGGTACGCACGTACGGTGGCTGGCGGCGCTCCCGAGGCATGGGCCTGTTCGGGCTCGGCCCGGCGCAGACCCTCACCGTCCTGATCGCGGTGACCGCCGTGATCATCTCCGGGTCGATCAGCCTGAAGGCGCTCGGCATCACCGTGGTGCCCTGCGCGCTGCTGGTAGCGCTGCTGCTGGTGCGCTGGGACGGTGTTCCGCTCTCCGCCGGGATCACCCAGCGGGTCCGGTGGCTGATCGGGGCGAACCGCGGCTACACCTCGTACCGCTCCGGGGTCATGGTGGCCGGGGAACACGCCTGGCAGCTGCCGGGCGTGCTCGCCCCGACCCTGCTGCGCTCCGTCGACGACGCGGCCGGCAGCTACGGCGTGGTCTACAACAAGCGGCTCGGCACGATGACGGTCACGCTGCGCTGCGCGGCCACCTCCACCTGGCTGGCCGACTCCGGCACCGCCGCCGCCTGGGTCTCGAACTGGGCCGGCTGGCTGGCGAACCTCGGTTACCTGCCGATCGTCAGCCACGTCGCGATCACCGTCGACACCGCGCCGGACCAGGGTTCCCGGCTCGCCGACCACGTCGGCCGGCGGATCGTGCCGCACGGTCCGGCGTCCGCTCAGCGGGTGCTGCGCCGGCTCGTCGAGGTGTCCCCGGCGGCGGCCGCCGACGTCGAGACCCGGGTGTCGATCACGTTCCGGCCGGGGGCGTCGCCGGCCAAGCCGGGGAACGCCGACGAGGCGCTGGACGAGATCTCCCGAACCCTGCCCGGCCTGCAGGACTCGCTCGGCAGCTGCGGGCTGACCGTGCTCGGCCGGGCCACCGCGGAGAACCTCGCCGCCACCGTGCGGACCGCGTTCGACCCGGCGCAGCGCGGCGCCGTCGCCCGGCTCACCGAGCTCGACCTGACCCGCTGGGTCGACTGGGAGACCTGCGGGCCGGTGATGGCCGAGGAACACACCGACCGGTACGAGCACGACTCCGGTGTCTCGGTCTCCTGGGCCTGGCACGAGGCGCCACGGCAGAACGTGCACTCGGACGTGCTGGCCCGGCTGCTCGCCCCGGGACCGCACCCGAAACGGGTCACGCTGCTCTACCGGCCGTTCCCGGCGGGCGAGGCGGCCCGGATCGTCGAGAGCGAGGTCAACGCGGCGGCTTTCCGGCAGGCGTACAACCGCGCGCAGCGCCGCGACGAGTCGGCCCGCGACCTGGCCGACCGGGAACGCGCCCAGCAGACCGCGCGGGAGGAGGCGACCGGTTCCGGCGTCGGCCTGATGTCGCTCTTCGTGACCACCACGGTCCTGGACGCCGCCGATCTGGGCCGGGCCGTCGCCGACGTCGAGTCCCGCGCCGACGTCGCCAAGATCCGGCTCCGCCGGCTGCGGGCCAGCCAGGCCGCCGGATTCGCCACCACGCTCCCCTGCGGCGTGTGCCCGCCGCAGCTGTCCCGCCACTTCCCGCACTGA